In the Peptoclostridium acidaminophilum DSM 3953 genome, one interval contains:
- a CDS encoding sigma-54 interaction domain-containing protein — MVKSGDYSRYFSRGKGCFVEYGYELARDCFGLAAKYSKADDGMLLLVDEEYRVMCAYDLGRASFREEYAGCVFEKAEGTECICLGLDGDKTCLLCGVGVDGDSLQTAAGMIEDSHGVSRRHSESGDMVLRALDNVNDAISYCDRTGKVMYANRACFEILGTNKEELYNGNLEELTTGKPMLLEILKNKKSIIDVEYFLKYKDRKFHFINSGYPVYSDSGEVIGAIDIFRSIERSRKLANSIAGYQAFFTFGDIQGNSRKMHELVEHAKVFARSDETVLILGESGTGKELIAQSMHNYSDRAEGPFIALNCANFPNELIDSELFGYEEGAFTGAQKGGKQGKFELASGGTIFLDEIGEMQLHLQAKLLRVLETMCVTRIGGNNPVKIDVRVIAATNRRLEELAEAGDFRRDLYYRLKVLLLETPPLRERGEDILLLAEYFIGKIAAKTGKNIARITEGAKEMLLNYSWPGNVRELENAMSRALFMCIDDEIDEKTLLKGGIRESRYDEVVSRSSVNISRDMLSETMLSMEGNKKKAAEFLGISRPTLYKLLKKYGIKLV; from the coding sequence ATGGTTAAATCAGGCGATTATTCACGATATTTTTCAAGGGGCAAAGGCTGCTTTGTCGAATATGGATACGAGCTTGCAAGGGACTGCTTCGGATTGGCGGCTAAATACTCAAAGGCTGATGATGGTATGCTGCTGCTTGTGGACGAAGAGTACAGGGTGATGTGCGCATATGACCTGGGAAGGGCTTCCTTTAGAGAGGAGTATGCAGGCTGCGTTTTTGAAAAAGCAGAGGGCACGGAATGCATATGCCTTGGACTTGACGGAGATAAGACTTGTTTGCTTTGCGGCGTAGGGGTGGATGGAGACTCACTGCAGACGGCTGCTGGAATGATAGAGGATTCGCATGGAGTATCGAGAAGGCACTCGGAGAGCGGGGATATGGTTCTAAGGGCGCTGGACAATGTAAACGATGCGATATCTTACTGTGACAGAACGGGTAAGGTGATGTACGCCAACAGGGCCTGCTTTGAGATACTGGGGACAAACAAAGAGGAGCTTTACAATGGAAATCTCGAGGAGCTGACTACCGGGAAGCCCATGCTGCTGGAGATATTAAAGAATAAAAAGAGCATAATAGACGTTGAGTATTTCCTCAAGTATAAGGACAGGAAGTTCCATTTCATAAACTCGGGCTATCCTGTGTATTCCGACTCGGGCGAGGTGATAGGCGCCATAGACATATTCAGGAGCATAGAGCGTTCCAGGAAGCTTGCCAACAGCATCGCAGGGTATCAGGCGTTTTTCACGTTCGGCGACATTCAGGGAAACAGCAGAAAGATGCATGAACTGGTAGAGCATGCGAAGGTATTTGCAAGAAGCGACGAGACGGTGCTGATACTAGGTGAGAGCGGAACTGGAAAGGAGCTTATAGCCCAGTCGATGCACAACTACAGCGACAGGGCGGAAGGGCCTTTCATAGCGCTCAACTGTGCAAACTTTCCAAACGAGCTCATTGACAGCGAGCTTTTCGGGTACGAGGAGGGAGCCTTCACGGGAGCACAAAAGGGTGGCAAGCAGGGGAAATTCGAGCTAGCCAGCGGAGGGACGATTTTCCTGGACGAAATCGGCGAAATGCAGCTGCATTTGCAGGCAAAGCTCCTGAGGGTTCTTGAAACCATGTGCGTGACAAGGATAGGAGGCAACAACCCTGTAAAGATAGATGTCAGGGTGATTGCTGCTACAAACAGGAGGCTTGAAGAGCTTGCTGAGGCGGGCGATTTCAGAAGGGACCTTTACTACAGGCTCAAGGTGCTGCTGCTTGAAACGCCGCCGCTTAGGGAGCGGGGAGAAGATATCCTTCTTCTTGCGGAGTATTTCATAGGCAAGATTGCCGCGAAGACGGGCAAGAATATTGCGAGGATAACAGAGGGTGCAAAGGAGATGCTTTTAAACTACAGCTGGCCCGGGAATGTAAGGGAGCTTGAAAATGCCATGTCCAGGGCGCTTTTTATGTGTATTGACGATGAGATAGATGAGAAGACGCTGCTTAAGGGCGGGATAAGGGAATCAAGGTATGATGAGGTGGTAAGCAGGAGCAGCGTAAACATAAGCAGGGATATGCTTTCGGAAACAATGTTGTCTATGGAAGGTAACAAGAAAAAAGCGGCTGAATTTCTGGGAATTTCGAGACCGACGCTGTACAAGCTGCTCAAAAAGTACGGCATCAAGTTGGTGTAA
- a CDS encoding S-layer homology domain-containing protein: MNIKRIVSAALVGVMISGGAMAYAAGPQMGSIQGAINEAKKEGNAQYRETIRETFRLYMDKENPDVEGLQNAVRLQLTEQLRNMAIEAGYDPDEIVAQLVILKAMTGEDVDALMEAMEAEDYDAIRDIALKYYELSKQMNYRFKDMNNHWAENTVAKLAGGGIISGRDDVTYDPEGTVTRAEFVALLVRGLEMTMPEGAKSPDFTDVAKGDWHYAYVMTAYANGIVEGLDADTFNPDGKITREQMVKMMVDALKLQDMDMDQDQIRDRTQIYKDWDTVSEWARERMEKALMLGLIKGKQADRIAPAETATRAEAATIVERLLEAQ; encoded by the coding sequence ATGAATATTAAAAGAATTGTATCGGCAGCGCTTGTGGGTGTAATGATAAGCGGCGGGGCCATGGCGTATGCGGCAGGCCCGCAAATGGGGAGCATTCAAGGCGCAATCAATGAGGCGAAAAAAGAGGGAAATGCCCAGTACAGGGAAACTATAAGGGAAACCTTCAGACTCTATATGGACAAGGAAAACCCTGATGTAGAGGGTCTTCAAAACGCAGTAAGGCTCCAGCTTACGGAGCAGCTAAGAAACATGGCTATTGAGGCGGGATATGACCCTGACGAGATAGTCGCTCAGCTTGTAATACTAAAGGCGATGACTGGTGAGGACGTAGATGCCCTGATGGAGGCTATGGAGGCCGAGGACTACGACGCTATTAGGGATATAGCCCTCAAATATTATGAGCTTTCAAAGCAGATGAACTACAGGTTCAAGGATATGAACAATCACTGGGCTGAAAATACTGTTGCCAAGCTTGCAGGCGGTGGAATTATAAGCGGAAGGGACGATGTGACATACGATCCTGAAGGGACTGTTACAAGGGCGGAGTTCGTGGCGCTTCTTGTTAGAGGTCTTGAGATGACAATGCCTGAGGGAGCCAAGTCTCCGGATTTTACGGACGTTGCGAAGGGAGACTGGCACTACGCATATGTTATGACCGCATATGCCAACGGTATAGTTGAAGGCTTGGATGCTGACACATTCAACCCGGACGGCAAGATCACAAGGGAACAGATGGTAAAGATGATGGTGGATGCCCTTAAGCTTCAGGATATGGATATGGATCAGGACCAGATTAGGGATAGAACTCAGATATACAAGGATTGGGATACTGTTTCTGAATGGGCAAGAGAAAGAATGGAAAAAGCTCTGATGCTAGGGCTCATAAAGGGCAAGCAGGCTGACAGGATAGCTCCTGCTGAAACTGCCACAAGAGCCGAAGCAGCAACAATAGTAGAAAGACTGCTTGAAGCGCAGTAG
- a CDS encoding phenylacetate--CoA ligase family protein → MVWKVGDFMGIKDRYELSAVNILLKMNQLKRAETLGVDELEALQRERFIKVLRHVIRKSEFYRNYYQEHGVDIEKIDQISLKDLPIIDKKIMMDNFDQFVCDKNLKRDELERFVSDPSMIDKKYKGLYEVIHTSGSSGRIGIFVYGPNDWSMLKAIAITRVSKDKFRLFKRTKLAFIGALDGHYAGISLTKDAPRLLFDFLPVDINRPIKESVELLNDFMPDSLSGYASGVYFLALEQLSGRLKIKPKRILCSADPMTESMSEIINKAFGVKPHDFYAASESIGMATQCDVHRGLHLFNDWHIFEVIKKNGEPAGPGESGNLVLTNLYNYTQPLIRYRMDDEIVLGEGVCSCGWSFPLASKVAGREEEFLYFEKPNGSKESLNPVLFIEFIVEGLEKLQVVQTEKNYLRLNVIIRGDKDAAVSRIKNRMDKILNMKNLADFVGYEINTVEDIPNDPKTGKFKLIIPLKD, encoded by the coding sequence ATGGTATGGAAAGTGGGTGACTTCATGGGGATAAAAGACAGATATGAATTGTCTGCAGTGAATATATTGCTTAAGATGAATCAGCTGAAAAGGGCGGAGACTCTGGGCGTTGATGAGTTGGAAGCTTTGCAGCGTGAGCGGTTTATCAAGGTATTAAGGCATGTGATTCGAAAGTCTGAGTTCTACAGAAATTATTACCAGGAACATGGCGTCGACATTGAAAAAATCGACCAGATCTCACTGAAAGACTTGCCTATAATAGACAAGAAAATAATGATGGATAATTTCGATCAGTTTGTGTGTGACAAGAATTTGAAAAGAGATGAGCTGGAGCGGTTTGTGAGCGATCCTAGCATGATAGACAAAAAGTACAAAGGGCTGTATGAGGTTATCCATACGTCCGGCTCATCAGGAAGGATTGGTATATTTGTTTATGGGCCGAACGACTGGTCTATGCTCAAGGCGATTGCAATAACCCGGGTATCAAAGGATAAATTCCGCCTGTTCAAAAGGACGAAGCTTGCTTTTATAGGAGCGTTAGATGGACATTATGCTGGGATAAGCCTCACTAAGGATGCACCGAGGCTGCTGTTTGATTTTCTCCCGGTTGATATAAACAGGCCCATAAAGGAATCGGTTGAGCTTCTGAATGATTTCATGCCCGACAGCCTCAGCGGCTATGCTTCTGGAGTGTATTTCCTTGCGCTGGAGCAGCTAAGTGGCAGATTGAAAATCAAGCCTAAAAGGATACTCTGCTCTGCAGACCCTATGACAGAAAGTATGTCGGAGATTATTAATAAGGCTTTCGGCGTTAAACCGCATGACTTCTATGCGGCTTCCGAATCCATAGGAATGGCAACGCAGTGTGACGTCCACAGAGGACTCCATCTTTTTAACGACTGGCATATTTTCGAGGTCATAAAGAAAAATGGAGAGCCGGCAGGACCGGGAGAGTCAGGGAACCTTGTGCTCACAAACCTGTACAATTATACGCAGCCGCTGATACGCTACAGGATGGATGATGAAATAGTTTTAGGCGAAGGAGTATGTTCCTGTGGATGGTCTTTTCCTCTAGCTAGCAAAGTAGCAGGGCGCGAAGAGGAGTTTCTATATTTTGAAAAGCCGAATGGGAGCAAGGAGTCCCTCAATCCGGTGTTGTTCATAGAATTCATAGTTGAAGGACTTGAAAAGCTTCAAGTTGTTCAGACGGAGAAAAACTATTTGAGGCTGAATGTAATAATCCGAGGAGATAAGGATGCTGCGGTTTCAAGAATCAAAAACAGAATGGATAAAATACTGAACATGAAGAACTTGGCGGATTTTGTCGGATATGAAATAAATACCGTGGAAGACATACCAAATGATCCGAAGACAGGAAAATTTAAGCTGATAATACCGTTAAAAGATTAG
- a CDS encoding class I SAM-dependent methyltransferase has product MKISRSSKKLKSAEIKNPYFEIQAEIGLTKHGGGRSATDEIASLCKLDQNSYVLDVGCGVGMSACYLAKKYGCKVIGIDISEKMIKKATDRAKRMGLDEIVKFMVADAQNLPFEEGLFDAVISESVTAFLSDKEKGIKEYSRVLKNGGYVGLNEITWNGEAERNVASYMKRAMGEVVPETKENWTRLLEHSGFKVVIAKNHEMKIFSQWLNEIRSINASDYLKFMTKFILLILKSQEHRDIMKDMVRDSMSMPKNFLKSWGYGIYIGRK; this is encoded by the coding sequence ATGAAAATTTCAAGGAGCTCGAAAAAACTAAAATCTGCAGAAATAAAAAATCCCTATTTTGAAATACAGGCCGAAATCGGACTAACCAAGCATGGAGGAGGAAGGTCTGCCACAGATGAAATCGCAAGTCTTTGCAAACTAGACCAGAACAGCTATGTTCTTGATGTAGGCTGCGGGGTTGGCATGAGCGCCTGCTATTTGGCAAAGAAATACGGATGCAAAGTCATAGGCATAGATATTTCTGAAAAAATGATCAAAAAAGCAACAGACAGGGCAAAGAGAATGGGCCTTGATGAGATTGTTAAATTCATGGTTGCCGACGCTCAAAATCTGCCGTTTGAAGAAGGTCTCTTTGACGCTGTCATAAGCGAATCGGTTACCGCCTTTCTGAGCGACAAGGAAAAAGGGATTAAAGAGTATTCAAGAGTTTTAAAGAATGGCGGCTATGTTGGATTAAACGAGATAACCTGGAATGGTGAAGCAGAGCGAAACGTGGCAAGTTACATGAAGCGGGCCATGGGCGAAGTCGTTCCCGAGACCAAAGAAAACTGGACTAGACTGCTTGAACACAGTGGCTTTAAAGTCGTGATTGCAAAAAATCATGAGATGAAGATATTTAGTCAGTGGCTTAACGAGATAAGAAGCATAAATGCGTCAGATTACCTAAAGTTCATGACCAAATTCATATTGCTGATTTTGAAGAGCCAAGAGCATAGAGACATCATGAAGGACATGGTGAGGGACTCTATGTCAATGCCTAAG